One stretch of Miscanthus floridulus cultivar M001 chromosome 18, ASM1932011v1, whole genome shotgun sequence DNA includes these proteins:
- the LOC136520162 gene encoding protein LAZ1-like isoform X1 — protein MAMELAKQLLMVLGSYTPPLWATIIAGVFVIISFSLSLYLLFNHLSAYKNPEEQKFLVGVILMVPCYAVESYFSLVYPSISVDIEIMRDGYEAFAMYCFGRYLVACLGGEDRTIQFLNREGGSGSVAPLLGQASEQRYVNHPFPMNYILKPWPLGEWFYLVIKFGLVQYMIIKSICAILAVILEAFGVYCEGEFKLNCGYSYTAVVLNFSQSWALYCLVQFYAVIKDELAHIKPLAKFLTFKSIVFLTWWQGIAIALLFNWGLLRGPIAQELQFKSSIQDFIICIEMGVAAVVHLYVFPAKPYELTGDCFVGDVSVLGDYASVDCPLDPDEVKDSERPTKFRLPQPDDRVRCSTAIKESVRDVVLGGGEYIVNDLKFTVNHAVEPINEKLHMISENIKKREKGKKKTNDDSCISSPTSLTRVISGIDDPLLNGSLSDNSGPKKARRQRRKSGYASAESGGESSDHGLGGFEIRGNRWITRE, from the exons ATGGCGATGGAGTTGGCCAAGCAATTGCTCATGGTTCTCGGAAGCTACACACCACCTCTCTGGGCTACAATCATCGCCGGTGTTTTTGTTATCATATCCTTCTCACTGTCCTTGTACTTGCTGTTCAACCATCTGTCAGCCTACAAAAACCCAGAG GAACAGAAGTTTCTTGTCGGCGTCATTCTCATGGTGCCGTGCTATGCAGTCGAGTCG TACTTTTCATTGGTATATCCATCAATAAGTGTGGATATTGAAATTATGCGAGATGGATATGAGGCATTTGCTATGTACTGTTTTGGGCGCTATCTAGTTGCTTGCTTAG GTGGCGAAGATAGGACAATTCAATTTTTGAATAGGGAAGGTGGTTCAGGTTCTGTTGCACCACTTTTAGGCCAAGCATCTGAACAACGATATGTAAACCATCCTTTTCCAATGAACTACATACTGAAACCGTGGCCGCTAGGTGAATGGTTCTACTTGGTCATCAAATTTGGGCTAGTTCAATAT ATGATAATAAAATCAATATGTGCTATTCTTGCGGTGATTCTTGAAGCCTTTGGAGTGTACTGTGAAGGAGAGTTTAAGTTGAACTGTGG GTACTCTTACACGGCTGTGGTTCTCAATTTCAGTCAGTCATGGGCCTTATACTGTCTCGTTCAGTTCTATGCTGTGATAAAGGATGAGTTAGCTCATATAAAGCCTCTTGCAAAGTTTCTGACATTCAAGTCTATTGTATTCTTAACATGGTGGCAAGGTATAGCAATCGCACTGCTCTTCAATTGGGGTTTGTTGAGAGGTCCTATTGCTCAAGAATTGCAGTTCAAGTCAAGTATCCAAGACTTTATTATCTGCATAGAG ATGGGTGTTGCTGCCGTTGTCCACCTGTATGTCTTCCCTGCGAAGCCATACGAGCTAACTGGTGATTGTTTTGTTGGAGATGTTTCAGTTCTTGGAGACTATGCTTCTGTCGACTGCCCTCTAGATCCAGATGAAGTCAAGGATAGTGAGCGCCCAACCAAGTTTAGGCTTCCCCAGCCAGATGATCGTGTCAGGTGTTCCACTGCCATAAAAGAAAGCGTTCGTGATGTCGTACTTGGAGGTGGTGAATAC ATTGTGAATGACTTGAAGTTTACTGTGAACCATGCTGTGGAACCAATCAATGAAAAGCTGCACATGATATCAGAGAACATCAAAAAGCGCGAGaagggaaagaagaaaacaaatgacGATAGCTGCATCAGTTCACCCACATCCTTGACCAGGGTCATCAGTGGGATTGATGATCCACTCCTGAATGGGAGCCTGAGTGACAACAGTGGCCCAAAGAAAGCACGAAGGCAACGCAGGAAATCAGGCTATGCAAGCGCAGAGAGTGGTGGAGAGAGCAGCGACCATGGCCTAGGTGGGTTTGAGATCCGAGGGAACAGATGGATTACTAGGGAGTGA
- the LOC136520162 gene encoding protein LAZ1-like isoform X2: MRDGYEAFAMYCFGRYLVACLGGEDRTIQFLNREGGSGSVAPLLGQASEQRYVNHPFPMNYILKPWPLGEWFYLVIKFGLVQYMIIKSICAILAVILEAFGVYCEGEFKLNCGYSYTAVVLNFSQSWALYCLVQFYAVIKDELAHIKPLAKFLTFKSIVFLTWWQGIAIALLFNWGLLRGPIAQELQFKSSIQDFIICIEMGVAAVVHLYVFPAKPYELTGDCFVGDVSVLGDYASVDCPLDPDEVKDSERPTKFRLPQPDDRVRCSTAIKESVRDVVLGGGEYIVNDLKFTVNHAVEPINEKLHMISENIKKREKGKKKTNDDSCISSPTSLTRVISGIDDPLLNGSLSDNSGPKKARRQRRKSGYASAESGGESSDHGLGGFEIRGNRWITRE; the protein is encoded by the exons ATGCGAGATGGATATGAGGCATTTGCTATGTACTGTTTTGGGCGCTATCTAGTTGCTTGCTTAG GTGGCGAAGATAGGACAATTCAATTTTTGAATAGGGAAGGTGGTTCAGGTTCTGTTGCACCACTTTTAGGCCAAGCATCTGAACAACGATATGTAAACCATCCTTTTCCAATGAACTACATACTGAAACCGTGGCCGCTAGGTGAATGGTTCTACTTGGTCATCAAATTTGGGCTAGTTCAATAT ATGATAATAAAATCAATATGTGCTATTCTTGCGGTGATTCTTGAAGCCTTTGGAGTGTACTGTGAAGGAGAGTTTAAGTTGAACTGTGG GTACTCTTACACGGCTGTGGTTCTCAATTTCAGTCAGTCATGGGCCTTATACTGTCTCGTTCAGTTCTATGCTGTGATAAAGGATGAGTTAGCTCATATAAAGCCTCTTGCAAAGTTTCTGACATTCAAGTCTATTGTATTCTTAACATGGTGGCAAGGTATAGCAATCGCACTGCTCTTCAATTGGGGTTTGTTGAGAGGTCCTATTGCTCAAGAATTGCAGTTCAAGTCAAGTATCCAAGACTTTATTATCTGCATAGAG ATGGGTGTTGCTGCCGTTGTCCACCTGTATGTCTTCCCTGCGAAGCCATACGAGCTAACTGGTGATTGTTTTGTTGGAGATGTTTCAGTTCTTGGAGACTATGCTTCTGTCGACTGCCCTCTAGATCCAGATGAAGTCAAGGATAGTGAGCGCCCAACCAAGTTTAGGCTTCCCCAGCCAGATGATCGTGTCAGGTGTTCCACTGCCATAAAAGAAAGCGTTCGTGATGTCGTACTTGGAGGTGGTGAATAC ATTGTGAATGACTTGAAGTTTACTGTGAACCATGCTGTGGAACCAATCAATGAAAAGCTGCACATGATATCAGAGAACATCAAAAAGCGCGAGaagggaaagaagaaaacaaatgacGATAGCTGCATCAGTTCACCCACATCCTTGACCAGGGTCATCAGTGGGATTGATGATCCACTCCTGAATGGGAGCCTGAGTGACAACAGTGGCCCAAAGAAAGCACGAAGGCAACGCAGGAAATCAGGCTATGCAAGCGCAGAGAGTGGTGGAGAGAGCAGCGACCATGGCCTAGGTGGGTTTGAGATCCGAGGGAACAGATGGATTACTAGGGAGTGA